The genome window CGTCACATCGCCAAGGATACCGTCGAAGGCCGCGCGGATCTCGGTATCGTCGCGTGCTCTCTCGGCCTCAGACAGCGCGATGCGGGCCCGTTCGAGCGCGGTACGCGCCTGCGCGACTGCGGCATCTGCGTCCGCGCGGGACTGCCTGCGCGAGAGCAGCGCCTGATCGGCGGCGGCAACGGCAAGCTCGGCCGTCTCGAGCGCCTGCGTGCTGCCGATCCCGCGCCCCTCGAGATCGCGCTGTCGATTGGCAGCGTTCCGCCGAAGTTCGAGCTGGGTCCGGGCATTCTCGACATCTTCGGCAGAAAGGCCGGCCGAACGTTCCGCATCGGCGAGTGCGGCTTCCGCATCGCGCAGATCGGCCGCGCGCACTGCAAGCGCGCGATCCGCCTCCCGCGGGTCGATCTGGAACAGCAACTGACCTTCGGCAACGCTTCCACCTTCCTCGACATTCTCGCCCATCTCGATGACGCGGCCGCCGACGCTCGCCCGCACTTCCAGCGTACGGCGGCTCGCGATCTGGCCGAACGCATCGAGGATCGGCACGATCGTCTCGGGATCGAGCGTCCGGACAGGAGCGGCAAAGACCTGTTCGCGCGCCTCGCGCGACGGCGCTTCGCGCGCCGCACGTTCCTCGAGCGCGCCACGGAGCAAACCGCCCGCAACGGACAGCAAGCCGATCGTCAGTGCCAGCAGGAACAGGCCCGACAGGGCCCGGGAGAAGAAACGCATCCGTCAAATCCCTTGGGATTGACCGGAGCATAGCCCGGATGCGGCGGCACAAAAAGCACCGCCACGCGACTGTGACAACTGCGCTATTTGCGGCGCAGATGCTCGTCGAGCCGCGGAAGGATCTCGACGAAGTTGCACGGGGCGTGGCGATAGTCGAGCTGCGGAGCCAGAATCTCGTCCCAGGCATCGCGACAGGCACCGGGACTGCCCGGCAACGCGAAGAGGTAGGTTCCGTTCGCCACACCGCCCGTCGCGCGGCTCTGCACCGCGCTTGTCCCGATCTTGGCCATTGAGACGTGGGCGAAGACGATGGCGAAGGCATCGATCTCCTTCTCGTAGACGTCGCGATGTGCCTCCACGGTCACGTCCCGTCCCGTCAGACCCGTCCCGCCCGTCGAGATCACGACATCGATCCCGTCATCCGCGCACCAGTCGCGAAGCAACGCCGCGATGTCCGTCCTGTCGTCGGGAAGGAGGTCGCGGGCGGCAAGTTCGTGGCCCGCTTCCTTCAGGCGCGCCACGAGAAGGTCCCCCGATCGATCGTCGGCGGGCAGACGCGTGTCGCTGGTCGTCAGGATCGCGATCCGGACCGGAACGAAGTCGCGCGCCGCTTTACTCATCCGATCTTGTCCTGAGTGCGCGTTTCGAAATCGCGGGCGTCGTGCCGTTCGTGAAGCTGCGTCTCGGGCTCGCCCGTCATGCGATTGACCATTCGGCCACGCTCGACCGCCGGGCGTTCGGCGATCTCGCTGGCCCAGCGCTGAACGTTCTCGTAGGTCTGAACCTGCAGGAACTTGGCCGATCCTTCGTATTGCCGACCGAGCGCGAGCTGCCCGTACCAGGCCCAGATCGCCATATCCGCGATCGAATAAGCATCACCGGTCACGTAACGACGATCTGCGAGATTGCGGTCGAGCACATCCAGCTGGCGCTTCGTCTCCATCGCGAAACGGTCGATCGGGTATTTCATCTTTTCCGGAGCGTAGGCGTAGAAATGACCGAAACCTCCGCCGAGATAGGGTGCCGATCCCATCTGCCACATGAGCCATGACAGCATCTCGGATCGGTTGTCGCCAAGAAAGGCTCCGAACTTTTCAGCCAGATGCAGCAGGATCGCGCCGGATTCGAAGACGCGGACGGGCGCGGGCCCGGAATTGTCAATAAGCGCAGGAATCTTGGAGTTCGGGTTCACGTCGACGAACCCCGATCCGAACTGGTCGCCGTTTCGGATGTCGATGAGCCAGGCGTCGTATTCAGCGCCCGTATGGCCGGCTGCGAGAAGCTCCTCGAATAGGACCGTGACCTTCACGCCGTTGGGCGTCGCCAGCGAATAGAGCTGAAACGGATGCTTGCCGACCGGAAGCGTCTTGTCGTGGGTCGGTCCCGCAACGGGGCGGTTGATGCTTGCGAATTCTCCGCCGGACTCCTCCGGCTGCCAGATTTCCGGCGGTTGGTAGCTGTCGGACATGATGTCTCTCCCGATCGTTCGGGAGAGACGTAAGACGCGATCAGGCAGATGCCAGCCGAACGATCACGCGACAGGCGTAAGAAGCGGCTTTCCCGCCTTGTGCGCGCGCAGGTTCTTCACGACCAGATCGCCCATGGCCGCACGGGTCTGGTGCGTGGCGCTGCCGATATGAGGCAGGAGGACGGTGTTCTTCATTCCGCGCAACTTCTCGGGCACATGCGGTTCGTTCTCGAATACGTCGAGGCCGGCACCTGCGATGCCCCCCGAGGCGAGGATCTCGATCAGTGCGGTCTCGTCCACGAGATCGCCGCGCGCCATGTTGACGAGACGGCCCTCGGACCCGAGCTGCTCGAGCACCTCGCGGCTGACGATGCCACGCGTCTGCGGGGTGGAGGGCGCAATGACGACCAGCCAGTCCACATCGC of Palleronia sp. LCG004 contains these proteins:
- a CDS encoding efflux RND transporter periplasmic adaptor subunit, which produces MRFFSRALSGLFLLALTIGLLSVAGGLLRGALEERAAREAPSREAREQVFAAPVRTLDPETIVPILDAFGQIASRRTLEVRASVGGRVIEMGENVEEGGSVAEGQLLFQIDPREADRALAVRAADLRDAEAALADAERSAGLSAEDVENARTQLELRRNAANRQRDLEGRGIGSTQALETAELAVAAADQALLSRRQSRADADAAVAQARTALERARIALSEAERARDDTEIRAAFDGILGDVTVVEGGLVSQNERLASLIDPDALEVGFRVSAGEYARLLDEAGHLTTRDVTVMLEAGGYTLSSPATITRESAQVGEGQTGRQIFARLVNPRGFRAGDFVLAAVEEPSLPGITRLPAGAVDSMGGVLVLGPEDRLLAENVEIVRRQGDDLLVRPGDLAGREVVTQRSPSLGAGIKVRPQREAPAPEAEGVAEFLELSDERRARLVAFVEGNERMPQDAKERVLAQLRETRVPAGVVERIEGRMGG
- the moaB gene encoding molybdenum cofactor biosynthesis protein B, producing the protein MSKAARDFVPVRIAILTTSDTRLPADDRSGDLLVARLKEAGHELAARDLLPDDRTDIAALLRDWCADDGIDVVISTGGTGLTGRDVTVEAHRDVYEKEIDAFAIVFAHVSMAKIGTSAVQSRATGGVANGTYLFALPGSPGACRDAWDEILAPQLDYRHAPCNFVEILPRLDEHLRRK
- the yghU gene encoding glutathione-dependent disulfide-bond oxidoreductase — protein: MSDSYQPPEIWQPEESGGEFASINRPVAGPTHDKTLPVGKHPFQLYSLATPNGVKVTVLFEELLAAGHTGAEYDAWLIDIRNGDQFGSGFVDVNPNSKIPALIDNSGPAPVRVFESGAILLHLAEKFGAFLGDNRSEMLSWLMWQMGSAPYLGGGFGHFYAYAPEKMKYPIDRFAMETKRQLDVLDRNLADRRYVTGDAYSIADMAIWAWYGQLALGRQYEGSAKFLQVQTYENVQRWASEIAERPAVERGRMVNRMTGEPETQLHERHDARDFETRTQDKIG